CAGcgacagcaccaccaccgcgctGACACACGCCCGCCACAGCGTGAATGGAAGCTTTCGTCTTGTCCGTCATGACCTACGTACGGCACGATGCTCGCACTACATTCTGTCTGCGCCAAAAACTGCTCGTGCAGTGAATTGAAGCTTTCTGTCCCAAGCGGATACTTACTTGGAAGCCGCTTGGACGACACGAACCTAACTTGCGTGTCCCCAGCCAGTGATGATCCTACTCGGTACAAATGTGTCCGGTCCAGACTCCCATCATTCTCTCCCCCAAAACGCCATGCCAGCACCCCGTGCCATGTCAGTGAATCCGTACCCTTCTGCTGCCCGCGCGAGAGGCGAGGAAATGCCCCAGCAAATGGTATAATAACGCTCTATCCTCGATAGTACATCACGGCTTGCTGCCGCGCTTGTCCCtccgcttcttcctcgcccgcgccttgAGCGTCTCCGAGTCTCGGTACTCCTCGGGCAGGACAAAGTCAGCCTCCGGCAGCTCGGGTAGCGGATGGCCCCATGCCATGACTTTTCTGCCCGTGCGCCGGTTCTTGTTGAGCGCGCTTTCGCGCTCATATCGCTTGCTGAAGAATGATTTGAATTCACGAGGCGTTTCTGGCGGTTTGGGAGGCGTCGGTCTCGCGGATCGCGCCTGTTTcagagcggcggccatgcgcgATCTGGCCATTGCCTCCTGGCGGAGCTGcttggcgggcgacgaggcctcGCTGGTGTCGTCCTGTGACGTCGACACGTCCTCCGACCCTTCGCGGGTGTCGTCGCCCGTGCCTTGCATTACCGTGTCCTCGTCcgcttcttcgtcttcattccccccctcgtcctcttcatcctcctcgtcatcgtggGTGCtcggctcctcgtcctcttgCTCGTCGCTCTTGCTCTCAGCCGCCTGCTCCGCCAATGCTCTCTCTCGTTCTTGCTTCCGCCGTCGCTCCTCCAAGCTCCAGTTTTTGAACTTTTCCAGTATTGCCTGACATCCCTTGATGAAGtaggcccgcgccggctcgaaagtcttcttcttcgtttCCGTTATGCCGCTCACGCCCATGACCCGTAGCCAGTCGTGGCCCtggaggccctcgagcagccGAATGATCTGGTCCTTTTCATGTTGGGCGCGCCCCTTTTCCGAGTTGCGAATCGACCGCTCCAGCCGCTCGGCACGCTTGTGTATTGGTTCGAATACGCTGTCGGGCAACGGGTCTTCGAGATTTTTGCTGGTCTGCTGCGTCTCCAGGAACCGAAAGTCGATTCGCTGCGAGTCAAACACGTCGTTGTAAAGCGAGTCGCCGTACCCACGGACGGGGAAGTCGACAGCGGGTTGGCTAAGCTGGAGAACTGGTTGTTTCAGCGCCCCTCGAGGTGGCTCCGGCGCAACGCGTCGTGGGTTCGAatcgacaacaacaaccgGCGTCTCGGGGTTCAGCAGGTCTGCAGCAAGGTCAGCAAGCGGCGCCACGCAAGGACAATTGAGCCTGGAAGAGTGCACGAACGCTGCTCCTTGGGATCATTGCCGATGACCTCGTCATAGTCAGGAAAATAGGCCGACAGGTCGCTTTTGAAGCGCGTCGCCTCCTGGGATCGCAGCTTGCGGCCCTGTTCCCTGGGCGGAACGGGATGCTGTGGGTGCAGCCGG
This region of Purpureocillium takamizusanense chromosome 9, complete sequence genomic DNA includes:
- a CDS encoding uncharacterized protein (COG:S~EggNog:ENOG503NWW6) → MASVTRSNRRAEGLPHHAHPASAVVAAAAAAAAAAGAGGGPLARPVPAAALYPHDGRQKRGLEASDRDMDAFRAKKTRIAVEILSKPTPNDAAPRARPPPPIPRPPHHQLPHPQQHQHQHLHRQHHQPQHHHQPHRHAHQQPLPPQVAATRPPPQATAADADPNLTKHQAKVINGIKHELDRLHPQHPVPPREQGRKLRSQEATRFKSDLSAYFPDYDEVIGNDPKEQHLLNPETPVVVVDSNPRRVAPEPPRGALKQPVLQLSQPAVDFPVRGYGDSLYNDVFDSQRIDFRFLETQQTSKNLEDPLPDSVFEPIHKRAERLERSIRNSEKGRAQHEKDQIIRLLEGLQGHDWLRVMGVSGITETKKKTFEPARAYFIKGCQAILEKFKNWSLEERRRKQERERALAEQAAESKSDEQEDEEPSTHDDEEDEEDEGGNEDEEADEDTVMQGTGDDTREGSEDVSTSQDDTSEASSPAKQLRQEAMARSRMAAALKQARSARPTPPKPPETPREFKSFFSKRYERESALNKNRRTGRKVMAWGHPLPELPEADFVLPEEYRDSETLKARARKKRRDKRGSKP